CGATGGCCACCGGTTCTCCTTGGAAGTGGATGTCAAAGATGATCCCCGCGACCGACGCGGCAAGATTTTCTTTTTTTATGACGTCACCGTGGTGGATGACCTGCGCCGGCTGCTTGGCGAACGGGTGCAGTTTCACGATCTGATTGGCAAGAGCGAGGCCATGCAGACCGTGTACAAGCGCATCCGCGACATAGCTCGCGTTGACGCAACTGTCCTCATTGAAGGGGAGACGGGCACCGGCAAAGAACTGGTCGCACGCGCGATTCATTTTTCTAGTCAACGTAAGGACAAACCTTTTGTTGCGGTAAACTGCGCTGGCCTCACCGAATCGCTCTTGAGCAGCCAGCTCTTCGGTCATAAACGAGGCGCGTTTACGGGCGCCATCGATGATCAGCGCGGTCTGTTTGAAGCCGCCAACGGCGGAACCTTGCTGCTGGACGAAATCGGCGATATCCCGATGCCTGTGCAGAATCAGCTGTTGCGCGTTCTACAGGAGCGCGAGATTGTGCGGCTTGGCGAGACCTTGCCGCGCAAGATTGACGTGCGCATTTTGGCAGCGACGCACCGCAATTTAAGCGAGGAGGTTGCCGCAGGCAGGTTTCGCTCTGATTTGTTTTACCGCATCCGGGTGGCGCGCCTTGGTTTGCCGCCGCTAAGACAGCGACGTGAGGATATTCCCGCGCTGGCGGCGTCCTTTCTTGGGCAGTTTTCCGCTGCCAGCGGCAAGCGCGTCAGCGAGATGAGCCAAGAGGCGCTCCGTTTTTTGATGGACTATGATTGGCCTGGTAATGTGCGCGAGCTACGGAGCGCCATAGAGTTTACCTTGATTCACTGTGCCGGAACGGTGATTCAAGCCGACGATTTGCCGCCGGAAGTATTTCCCATGGCGGACGTCATCCCTGGTGACCCACTGATGGACGAGAGATCGCGATTTCTCCAAGCGCTCGATCGTTCCCGCGGCAATCGTGCCCAAGCTGCACGCTTGTTAGGCATCAGTCGCGCAACTCTTTACCGCCGTTTGGCCGACCTCAAGATCGATCCCGAGAGTCACTAGTTTAGTTTTCTCTGCTGATACAGCCTTGAGACGGGGCTGAGACACGTGGTTGTCTCAAGCGCCCTGCTGAGATCTTCCTTCGGCATTTCGCTCGGCGAAAAACTCTAATCAAATCGGCACCCAATCCAGTTCCTGCGACTTGGCATTCGAGTTGCGCTAGTAATGTGCGTGCGCAAAATAAAAAAATAAGGAGCAGAGAACATGAATTCGTTAAAGAAGGGATTGCTTGGTTTTGCACTGAGCTTAAGTATTGCAGGAGCGGCGACGGCTGAGTCGATGCCCGACAAAGATATCGTGGACACGGCGGTTTCAGCGGGTTCGTTCAAGACGCTGGTTGCGGCGGCGCAGGCAGCCGGTTTGGTCAGCGTGCTCAAGGGCGAGGGTCCGCTAACGGTTTTTGCCCCGACCGACGAGGCCTTCAAAAAGCTTCCGGCCGGGACGGTCGAAAATCTGTTGAAGCCGGAAAACAAAGATAAGTTGGTATCGATTCTAACTTATCATGTGGTTCCCGGACGAGTGACCGCGGACAAAGTTGCCGGCCTAAGATCAGCCAAGACCGTGAACGGTCAAGAGCTCAAGGTCAGTAAGAAAGATGGCAAAGTGATGATCGATAATGCCCGGGTAACTTCGACTGACATTTTGGCTAGCAACGGGGTTATTCATGTGATCGACACGGTGGTGCTGCCAAAGTGAGCGAGTGAGTCCCAGCGGGGCCGGCCTGGTCCGGCCCCGCTAATAGGTGGAGAATGCGAAAATACTCGGCATATCTACAGGAAAAGAAAACGACAATAATATGCTGCGAAGCCTGCGATCAAAATAACGTGAGTCAAGTTACCATCGGCATAGAAGTCGAAACAAATGGCTACTCGATCGTTAAGCTATGTGAGAATTGCGGCGCCATTGATGGTGACCTGATGCAATTTTGCCGCGAGTTTGTTTTAGGCTGCAGTGATAACTAATGGCAGGGATATCAAACTAATCGACGATTGGAGGCGGGATGAAAACGCTCATATTCGTGGTCGGAATGATAATGATGACGGCGGCAGTTCACCTACACAGAAAGTCCACCCGTAAGCGTGTGATAACAGAACCGCAGAACTCAATGGCGTTTTGGAATCCTTTTTTCGCCAAACGCCGTCGTCGATCAAGTTACTGCGAGCATAAACGGACCTTAGTCTATGACCCGATCAGCCGTGATGCTAAATCATCCTAAGCTCTGTTTGAAAAAATAAAGTGTTGCGTCTCACGATCTGATTCCACGAGAATTTTGCGAATCGAAAAGGTCTTTTAGCACTTGATGGCGGTAGTCAAAAATGCGCTCTAAATCAGGAGCGACGAGTAAGAGGTTAACTAAAGTGCCGCCGGGCACCGCGTATTCGACGTTGTCGCCCACTAAAGTGCCGCCATGGTCGTGATCAAACGTATGATCGTGGACCCACAAAGAGTACGGTCCTCTGGTTTGCCGGTCGACGAATCGCAGGGGCGGCTGCCATAAGCTGATCTCACTTTGCCAAAAAATAGGGATGCCGCGCAGGCGCAGACGATAGTCAAGCAGTGTTCCGGTTTGAATCGTCGTTGATGGGGGTGATAGGACTTTAAATCTCAACCACGGCGGGGTGACGCGGTCGAGGTTATGCGGGTTGGAAAAAAAATTGAAGATTTTCTCGCGCGGTTGAGGCAGCCATAGGCTTCTCTTGAGTGAAAAGGTTTTCATTGATCGCGGCCAGCGGATTTGGCTCGATCACACGTGATTTCGCAGCATCAGTTCTTTCGGATTCGGTTCGAGATAGACCTGCGTTTTCAGGTAGGCAATCTGATATTTGTTGGTGTAGTGGCGCAGGAGGGTTGTGGGTGCGATCAGCGGCACCAGTTGGCGGCGAAAGTCGCGAATCAGTTCGACCATTTCTTGGCGCTCATCGGCTGAAAGCTGCTTGGAAACGTAACCAAGCATGTGCTCCAAGACGTTGGTGTGCTTCTGGGTGGTGGCAGGTTTGGCCAGAGCGTGCATATAAAGTTCGCCGTATTCAAAATAGATGTCGGCTAGGGGCTTGGTTTTGGCCGCGCCAACGATGCGGCCGAGTTGACGGTAATGAGTCTCACTGTGGGCGAGCAAAAGAAATTTATGTGCGGTGTGAAACTCGACCAACCCTTGTCGAGATTGGGGTTGCGACGAAAAATCCTGCCAACGCCGGTAGGCAAAGACTCTTTCGATGAAATTCTCCCGGAGCTTGAGGTCGTTGAGGCGACCTTCCTCTTCGACAGGCAGCAGCGGCAGATGTTGCATCAGCGCCGCAGCGAACAAGCCGCGTCCGTCCCGTTTTGGCGCGCCTTTAGCACTAAAAACTTTGACCCTTTCCATGCCGCAACTCGGCGAGTTTTTCTTGAGCACGTAGCCCGAGAGATGGAGATCGATGAGCTGCTGGACACGCTGCCGGGCGAATTTGTTCATAATTTCGGTCCAGTCGGTGCCGGACTTTTCGGCGATCATTTTGGGGTTCGTGGCGTCGCCCACCAGCCGCACGGTTTCGCGGGGAACACCCATGCCGGTCTCCATTTCGGGACAGACGGCAACCCATTCGACAAACCGGCCCAAAACGCCGGTAAGAAATTCGTCGCGTTTGTGTCCGCCGTCGAAGCGAACCTTGGCGCCGAGAAGGCATGAGCTGATGCCGACCTTTGGTTTAGTGGCCCCAACTTTGTTCATAGCTATGTTGATTACATGTGACAGGTGCTTTATACAAGTCAATATTATTTAACATGCAATGTCGCTATAGCGGACATAGACGGAAAGCCGCGACACTGAAATGAAGCTCGTCATAACCGGCGCCAGCGGTTTTATTGGATCGGCTCTAGTGCAGCAACTGTGGAAGGATTTCCATTCGCTGGTGCTGTTGAGCCGCAACCCGCGGCGCCAAGAAGAAGGCAGTAGCACCAAGACTTATCTAAGCTGGCAGCCCGGCCAAAGCGGTGCATGGGAGCAATCCGTTGACGGCGCCGACGGCGTAATCAATCTAGCGGGGGAGCCGATTGCGGGTAAACGTTGGAGCGTCAAGCAGAAGCAGAAGCTGCGATCGAGTCGCATCGAGACCACCCAAGCGTTGGTTTCAGCCATAGCGAAAGCCAAAGTCAAACCAAAGTTTTTTCTCAGCGCCTCCGCCGTCGGTTATTACGGCGATCGGGGCGACGAGCTGCTGACCGAAGAGTCGCCGCCGAGCAATGATTTTCTCGGACGACTTTGTGCCGATTGGGAAGCGGAAGCAAAAAAAGCTGAGCTCTATGACATTAGAGTGGTGCAGCTGCGGACCGGCATCGTGCTTGGCAAGGACAAAGGTGCGCTCAAGAAGATGGCGCCGCCCTTCAAAATGTTTTTCGGCGGGCCCCTGGGTTCGGGACAGCAGTGGATGCCGTGGATTCATATCGACGATGAGGTGGGTCTGATCAAATTCTTGATGGAACATGAGTCGGCCCGCGGCGCGTTTAATCTGACCGCCCCCAATCCGGTCACCATGGCAGAGTTTGCCGCCGCGCTTGGCAAGGCGCTCAACCGTCCGGCCTGGGCTTCGGTGCCTTCTTGGGTGCTGGCCCTGATGCTTGGCGAGATGGCAGACATGCTTTTAGGCGGACAGCGCGCCGTGCCGAAAGCCGCTCTGGGTCTCGGCTACCGCTTCAAGTATCCGAGAATCGCCGTAGCGTTGGACTCGTTAAATTTATGAACTTGCTCAGTGACAGCGCCAGGCGCGCAGTTCAATCTGTATTCTAGAGTTTCCGTTGGAAGCCTCAGGACTCACCAAGAAGTTTTCGCAGCGGCCGAAAAGTCTCGGCTGTTTGTCGAATGCGTATCATATGGCGCTCGTCAACGGCGACGCCGATGCGGCGGGCGCAGTGATCGACGAACTGGTTGCCGGAAGATATACGCTCGCGGATATATACATGTCTTTGATCGGGCCGGCCCTGCAGGGCCTTGGCGAGGCTTGGTGTGTCGGCGATATCGGTGTCGGTCAGGAAAAGCTCACGACCCAGATCGTGCTGGCGCAAATGGAACGGCTGCGCGCGAAGTTTGTCGCGCCGTCGCACCGCTCTTCTTTTCGCGTCATGGTTTCTTGCGTCGAAGGGGAAATGCACTTTATCGGCGCGCGCATGTTTGCCGACCTTTGCCTGGCGCGTGGCTGGTGGGTCGACTTTCTCGGTCCCGATGCTCCGAACTCGGCGATCGTCGACATGGTAAGACGGCGCTATCCCCAACTACTGGCCCTTTCGCTGACGATGGACCACGGCCTCGCCCATGCAAGAAAACTCGCGGTCGAACTGGAGGATGTGGCGGCGCCGCCAAAGCTGCTTCTGGGGGGGCAGGCGGTGGCGGCTATTGTTGCGCGATCCTTAGGGAGCGGCGACATCCGTGTTGTCAGCGACCTTTATGCTGGGGTGGAATTTGTCGCGGATTGCCAGCGCAGCGAGCGGCCCAAGACGATTTTGCGCGAGTACTTGACCACGCTTGGCAAGAAGGTGAGGCGGCTGCGCACCGACAAGGGCTGGACCCAGGAGCAACTGGCCGAGGCCGCCAAGGTGACCCGAGTTTGCATCGTCGCCGTGGAAGGCGGCAAACAAAATCTTTCCATGGATATCGTCGTCCGGCTCGCCAATGCTTTGGCGATCACCCCGGAAAGTCTGTTGACCGGTGATCATGAACAGGTGAACACTTCCGGTTGAAAGGCGGGGATGTGTGAAAAATCCGTATTTTGCAAATGACAGCGCGGTGCTGGAACAACCACTGGCTCATCGTCCCGAGTGGCCGCGCCGTGAGGTTGTGGCGAGCCATCGGCCGAGCGGAAGCCTGCCCTTTCTGGACAACCTCGGTGAGCTGCTCGGCGTGAACGATGTTGCTGCGCTACAGGACATTTTGGATCGTGCATTGTTCGGCCCGGTGGCGGAGGCGACGGCCCATCCCGGCAAGCGCATCCGCGCGCAGCTGGTGAGCTTGTGCTACCAACTGGTCAATACTGCCTCACCTTCGGTTGCACAGGACGCGGCCTATTGCCGGCGCGCAGCCGAAGTGGTGGAGGTGATTCACCTTGGTTCCTTGATCGTCGACGATATTGAAGACGGCAGCCTGGTGCGGCGCGGCCATCCGGCGCTGCATGTGCGGCACGGTGTGCCGCTCGCGCTCAATGCCGGCAACTGGCTCTACTTTTGGTCCGCCGACCTGATTCGGCGCTTGGATCTACCGGAAAGCGCAAAATTGCTGGTTTACGAACTGTACCATCGGACTATGTCGCGCGCCCACCTGGGCCAAGCGGCCGACCTTGGCTGTCGCGCCAATACCTTGGCGCAGTCGGCGGTGGCGCCGGCCTGCCTCGGCACCGTCGAATTGAAGACCGGCGCGTTGATGGGTTTTGCTGCGGCATTGGGTGGCGCAGCGGCAGCGGCGCCGGTGCGGATGGTGCGGCTGTTGGACGAATTTGGCAAACGTCTTGGCGTTGCGCTGCAGATGTTTGACGATATGGGAAACGTCATCGGCCGCTGTGAACCGGCCAAAAGATGCGAAGACCTGTTAATGAAAAGACTTTGTTGGGTGTGGGCCTGCGCGGCCACGCTCAGTCCGGCAAAAGAGTATCAGGCCTTCGTCGCCGCGGTGCAGGCTCTGCCTGAGTCAGCCGCGCTAAATGACTGGATGACCCGCTATGAGTTGATTCCCTACGTGCGCCAGAGCGCCCGCGGCCATCTCGATGCGGCGTTCCGTTTTTTGGAAGCAGGCTTGAAAGACGCGCCGCAAGCATGGTCGAAGCCGGCCTTGGAGCAGCTGCGTCACTTGGGTGAGGAGATCGCGGTGGCCTATGACTAAGCCGCGCGCAGCGATCGTCGGCAGTGGCTTCGGCGGTTTAGCGGCAGCGATCCGCTTGCAGGCTGCCGGCATGGAAACCGTGATTTTTGAGAAACGTGATCTGGCCGGCGGGCGCGCTTACGTTTATCGCGATCAGGGGTTCACTTTCGATGCCGGCCCGACGGTGATTACCGCGCCCGGTTGTTTGCGTGAACTGTTCACGATTGCCGGTCGCGAGCTCGACGATTACGTCGAGCTCCTGCCGGTCAAACCGTTTTATCGTTTGTTCTGGGAAGATGGTTACCGTTTCGACTACTCGGACGATGGCGAAGCGATCGAAAAGCAAATCATCGCTAAAGCACCAGGCGATCTGCCGGGCTACAAGAAGTTTCTTGCCTACTCCGAAGAGGTCTTCCGCGAGGGCTACGAAAAACTGGCCCATGTGCCGTTTTTAAATTGGCGCAGCATGATCGCCGTGGCGCCGCAGTTGATTCGCTTGGAAGCGTATCGGTCGGTTTACAGTGCGGTGGCTAAACATATTCAAGATCCCCATCTGCGCCAGCTGTTTAGCTTTCACTCTCTGCTCGTCGGCGGCAATCCGTTTACCACCACCTCGATCTACACATTGATTCACTGCCTGGAACGGAAGTGGGGCGTTTACTTTCCCAAAGGTGGCACCGGCGCCTTGGTGCAGTCGCTGGTCAAGCTCTACGATGAAATGGGCGGCAAGATTCACTACCAGAGTGAAGTGGCCGAGATTCTCACCGAGAATGAGAAAGTGATCGGGCTGCGCACCCAAGACGGCGCGCGCGAGCAGTTCGACGTGGTTGTCAGCAATGCCGATGTGGTTCACACCTACGATCGACTGCTCAAGCACGCACCCGAGATCGGCGCCATGCGGCACAAGCTCAAGCGCATGGCGCACAGCATGTCGTTGTTTTTGATCTACTTCGGTGTGCGGCAAAACTATCCGGATCTTTTGCATCACAATATTATTTTCGGGCCGCGTTATCGCGAGTTGTTGGAAGATGTTTTCTTGGGCGGCCGGCTGGCCAGTGATTTTTCGCTTTATCTGCATGCGCCGTCAAAAAGCGATCCGGGGTTGGCGCCACCGGGCTGCGAGACCTATTACGTGCTGTCGCCGGTGCCGCATCTTGGCAAGCTAGCGATCGACTGGAGGATCGAAGGTCCGCGCTACGCCGAGCGCATTCTCAAATATCTCGAAGAGCGCTACATGCCCGGACTGCGCGACGCGATCGTCACACAGCGTATTTTCACGCCGAAAGATTTTGAAACCGAGTTGAACGCCTTCAACGGCTCGGCATTTTCGCTCGAGCCGCGTTTGACCCAGAGCGCCTATTTTCGCGTGCACAACCGCGATCGCATCATTAAGGGGCTTTACTTTGTCGGTGCCGGCACCCACCCAGGGGCGGGGATTCCCGGCGTGGTCAATTCAGGCAAAGCGACGGCGGGTTTGATTTTGCAGGATTACAAATCGCCGCTTACGCGCGCGCGCCAAAAAGTGGCCGAACCTTCCTATGCCTGAAGGGCTGCCAAACGAGGTCCGAGCCGCACTCGACGAGTGCCGCTGGATGATCGCCAAAGGGTCGAAGAGTTTTTCTCTTGCGGCCAAGCTTTTCGAGCCGGAAAACCGCCATGCGGCGTTCTTTCTCTATGGCTGGTGCCGCTACTGTGATGATCAAGTGGACGAGGCCGGCCAGCAAGCCGATCGAGCTCAAATGGAGCGCCGAGTGGCGGAGCTGAAGCGCGCCACGCTTGCTGCGTTTACCAACGAGGCGCAGGATCAAGCCGTGTTTGTTGCAATGCAGTATATCGTGCGACGCTACGCCATTCCGTCCCACTACGCGCTGGAATTGATCGAAGGCATGGCGATGGATGTGCGCCAGACACGCTATCGAACGCTCGACGAACTGCTGCTCTACTGCTATCGCGTTGCCGGCACCGTCGGCCTGATGATGTCCCATGTGATGGGCCTGCGCGACCAGACCGCGCTCAAGCATGCCGCGGACTTGGGCATCGCCATGCAGCTCACCAACATCGCTCGCGATATCATCGAAGACGCAGCGCTCGGCCGGATCTACCTGCCGCAGGAGTGGCTCGACCAGGCAGGTGTCGCTGCTGAAGAAATTGCCGAGGCGAAGAACCGTGCAAAACTAGCTCAGCTGACGCAGCGTTTGCTACAGCGAGCCGATGATTACTACCGCTCCGGTGACGCCGGTCTGTGGCATTTGTCGTTTCGCTCCGCCTGCGCGGTGTCAGCC
This region of Deltaproteobacteria bacterium genomic DNA includes:
- a CDS encoding phytoene desaturase; this translates as MTKPRAAIVGSGFGGLAAAIRLQAAGMETVIFEKRDLAGGRAYVYRDQGFTFDAGPTVITAPGCLRELFTIAGRELDDYVELLPVKPFYRLFWEDGYRFDYSDDGEAIEKQIIAKAPGDLPGYKKFLAYSEEVFREGYEKLAHVPFLNWRSMIAVAPQLIRLEAYRSVYSAVAKHIQDPHLRQLFSFHSLLVGGNPFTTTSIYTLIHCLERKWGVYFPKGGTGALVQSLVKLYDEMGGKIHYQSEVAEILTENEKVIGLRTQDGAREQFDVVVSNADVVHTYDRLLKHAPEIGAMRHKLKRMAHSMSLFLIYFGVRQNYPDLLHHNIIFGPRYRELLEDVFLGGRLASDFSLYLHAPSKSDPGLAPPGCETYYVLSPVPHLGKLAIDWRIEGPRYAERILKYLEERYMPGLRDAIVTQRIFTPKDFETELNAFNGSAFSLEPRLTQSAYFRVHNRDRIIKGLYFVGAGTHPGAGIPGVVNSGKATAGLILQDYKSPLTRARQKVAEPSYA
- a CDS encoding SRPBCC family protein, whose amino-acid sequence is MKTFSLKRSLWLPQPREKIFNFFSNPHNLDRVTPPWLRFKVLSPPSTTIQTGTLLDYRLRLRGIPIFWQSEISLWQPPLRFVDRQTRGPYSLWVHDHTFDHDHGGTLVGDNVEYAVPGGTLVNLLLVAPDLERIFDYRHQVLKDLFDSQNSRGIRS
- a CDS encoding TIGR01777 family protein — protein: MKLVITGASGFIGSALVQQLWKDFHSLVLLSRNPRRQEEGSSTKTYLSWQPGQSGAWEQSVDGADGVINLAGEPIAGKRWSVKQKQKLRSSRIETTQALVSAIAKAKVKPKFFLSASAVGYYGDRGDELLTEESPPSNDFLGRLCADWEAEAKKAELYDIRVVQLRTGIVLGKDKGALKKMAPPFKMFFGGPLGSGQQWMPWIHIDDEVGLIKFLMEHESARGAFNLTAPNPVTMAEFAAALGKALNRPAWASVPSWVLALMLGEMADMLLGGQRAVPKAALGLGYRFKYPRIAVALDSLNL
- a CDS encoding DUF523 and DUF1722 domain-containing protein, coding for MNKVGATKPKVGISSCLLGAKVRFDGGHKRDEFLTGVLGRFVEWVAVCPEMETGMGVPRETVRLVGDATNPKMIAEKSGTDWTEIMNKFARQRVQQLIDLHLSGYVLKKNSPSCGMERVKVFSAKGAPKRDGRGLFAAALMQHLPLLPVEEEGRLNDLKLRENFIERVFAYRRWQDFSSQPQSRQGLVEFHTAHKFLLLAHSETHYRQLGRIVGAAKTKPLADIYFEYGELYMHALAKPATTQKHTNVLEHMLGYVSKQLSADERQEMVELIRDFRRQLVPLIAPTTLLRHYTNKYQIAYLKTQVYLEPNPKELMLRNHV
- a CDS encoding phytoene/squalene synthase family protein, translating into MPEGLPNEVRAALDECRWMIAKGSKSFSLAAKLFEPENRHAAFFLYGWCRYCDDQVDEAGQQADRAQMERRVAELKRATLAAFTNEAQDQAVFVAMQYIVRRYAIPSHYALELIEGMAMDVRQTRYRTLDELLLYCYRVAGTVGLMMSHVMGLRDQTALKHAADLGIAMQLTNIARDIIEDAALGRIYLPQEWLDQAGVAAEEIAEAKNRAKLAQLTQRLLQRADDYYRSGDAGLWHLSFRSACAVSAARQVYSEIGSLLLRRGAHAWDQRTYVTGVRKIRVVLRGVGKLLSSLPARCARPWSPVPIDHVLTFAQVR
- a CDS encoding PAS domain S-box protein — encoded protein: MAQSAAKLTAEGLETVNLDRVLNSGQLLKLLQTAVAQAKEAVLITSAQLELPGPEILFVNPAFCEMTGYSQAEIIGKTPRILQGPRSDRAMLQRLREALAEGETFSGETVNYRKDRSEYYVEWDISPVRAEDGRVVYFLSIQRNITARKAAEQQLQDAFTQIEKSRADLLAILDELNIGTAMADEQGRIVFLNRVAKGIFARRESSNRPWRELFNFSHEDTALLDGVVRRSPTERVKISVHVDRADGHRFSLEVDVKDDPRDRRGKIFFFYDVTVVDDLRRLLGERVQFHDLIGKSEAMQTVYKRIRDIARVDATVLIEGETGTGKELVARAIHFSSQRKDKPFVAVNCAGLTESLLSSQLFGHKRGAFTGAIDDQRGLFEAANGGTLLLDEIGDIPMPVQNQLLRVLQEREIVRLGETLPRKIDVRILAATHRNLSEEVAAGRFRSDLFYRIRVARLGLPPLRQRREDIPALAASFLGQFSAASGKRVSEMSQEALRFLMDYDWPGNVRELRSAIEFTLIHCAGTVIQADDLPPEVFPMADVIPGDPLMDERSRFLQALDRSRGNRAQAARLLGISRATLYRRLADLKIDPESH
- a CDS encoding fasciclin domain-containing protein — its product is MNSLKKGLLGFALSLSIAGAATAESMPDKDIVDTAVSAGSFKTLVAAAQAAGLVSVLKGEGPLTVFAPTDEAFKKLPAGTVENLLKPENKDKLVSILTYHVVPGRVTADKVAGLRSAKTVNGQELKVSKKDGKVMIDNARVTSTDILASNGVIHVIDTVVLPK
- a CDS encoding helix-turn-helix domain-containing protein, which translates into the protein MALVNGDADAAGAVIDELVAGRYTLADIYMSLIGPALQGLGEAWCVGDIGVGQEKLTTQIVLAQMERLRAKFVAPSHRSSFRVMVSCVEGEMHFIGARMFADLCLARGWWVDFLGPDAPNSAIVDMVRRRYPQLLALSLTMDHGLAHARKLAVELEDVAAPPKLLLGGQAVAAIVARSLGSGDIRVVSDLYAGVEFVADCQRSERPKTILREYLTTLGKKVRRLRTDKGWTQEQLAEAAKVTRVCIVAVEGGKQNLSMDIVVRLANALAITPESLLTGDHEQVNTSG